A single window of Leopardus geoffroyi isolate Oge1 chromosome D4, O.geoffroyi_Oge1_pat1.0, whole genome shotgun sequence DNA harbors:
- the NXNL2 gene encoding nucleoredoxin-like protein 2 isoform X2, whose protein sequence is MVDVLGGRRLLTRDGAWVEAEEELQNKVVALYFAAGWCAPSRDFTPLLCHFYAQLVAEARPPAPFAVVFVSADGSAQEMLDFMRELHGAWLALPFHDPFRQELRTRYHITAIPRLVIVKPSGEVITDKGRKQIRERGLACFQSWVEAANIFQNFSG, encoded by the exons ATGGTGGACGTGCTGGGCGGCCGGCGCCTGCTGACCCGGGACGGCGCGTGGGTGGAGGCCGAGGAGGAGCTGCAGAACAAGGTGGTGGCGCTGTACTTCGCCGCCGGCTGGTGCGCGCCCAGCCGCGACTTCACGCCGCTGCTCTGCCACTTCTACGCGCAGCTGGTGGCCGAGGCGCGGCCGCCCGCTCCCTTCGCGGTGGTGTTTGTGTCGGCCGACGGCAGCGCGCAGGAGATGCTGGATTTCATGCGCGAGCTGCACGGCGCCTGGCTGGCGCTGCCCTTCCACGATCCCTTCCGGCA GGAGCTGAGGACCAGGTACCACATCACAGCCATCCCCAGGCTGGTGATTGTGAAACCAAGCGGGGAGGTCATCACCGACAAAGGGCGGAAGCAGATCCGGGAGCGGGGGCTGGCCTGCTTCCAGAGCTGGGTGGAGGCGGCCAACATCTTTCAGAATTTCTCCGGGTGA